From Rhodovastum atsumiense, a single genomic window includes:
- a CDS encoding SDR family NAD(P)-dependent oxidoreductase gives METTQTLVLTGASRGIGHATARAFAEDGWRVITVSRQPFSPRCPWAGGPQDHVQCDLGDPVSLGVGIAEIRSRLTNGRLDALVNNAGISPKGPDGSRLGVLDTDLAGWISVFSVNIFAVALLARGLIEPLSAAQGTIVNVTSIAGSRVHPYAGAAYACSKAALLTLTREMAAEFAPRGVRTNAISPGEIDTAILSPGTAAFAEREVPMRRLGRTEEVAAAIRFLCGPQASYVNGAELHINGGQHV, from the coding sequence ATGGAAACGACACAAACCCTCGTCCTGACCGGCGCCAGTCGAGGCATCGGGCATGCGACGGCCCGCGCCTTCGCCGAGGACGGCTGGCGCGTCATCACCGTCTCCCGCCAACCGTTCTCGCCGCGCTGTCCGTGGGCGGGCGGACCACAGGACCATGTGCAATGCGACCTCGGCGACCCGGTGTCGCTCGGCGTCGGCATCGCCGAGATCCGCTCGCGGCTGACCAACGGGCGGCTGGACGCGCTGGTCAACAACGCCGGCATCTCGCCCAAAGGCCCCGACGGGTCGCGGCTGGGCGTGCTGGATACCGACCTCGCGGGCTGGATCAGCGTTTTCAGCGTCAACATCTTCGCCGTGGCCCTGCTCGCCCGCGGGCTGATCGAACCGCTGTCGGCGGCCCAGGGCACGATCGTGAACGTCACCTCGATCGCCGGATCGCGCGTGCACCCCTATGCCGGCGCGGCCTATGCGTGCTCCAAGGCGGCGCTGCTGACGCTAACGCGCGAGATGGCGGCGGAATTCGCCCCGCGCGGGGTGCGGACCAACGCGATCAGCCCGGGCGAGATCGACACCGCGATTCTCTCGCCGGGCACCGCCGCCTTCGCCGAGCGCGAGGTGCCGATGCGCCGGCTCGGCCGCACCGAGGAAGTGGCGGCGGCCATCCGTTTCCTGTGCGGGCCGCAGGCAAGCTACGTCAACGGGGCGGAACTGCACATCAACGGCGGCCAGCACGTCTGA
- a CDS encoding endonuclease/exonuclease/phosphatase family protein: protein MRVLTWNIHGGVGLDDRFDLERIIATVRHHDSEIVALQEVEGRARPGVFATLCEACGRHAATAVTMWEGTGGYGHLLASRWPIHDTRIHDLSVPGREPRCVLAARIATPVGPLHVLSTHLGLAAAERRCQGDMLARLAAATPDPLLLLGDLNDWIGRGPVWRRLRRVLPAWTRARTFPAAFPILPLDRIFARPAGLLAGWQVDRGAAGASDHLPLLGEIRLQTCWPPLMCSSAPLT from the coding sequence GTGCGCGTCCTGACCTGGAACATCCATGGCGGCGTCGGGCTCGACGACCGGTTCGACCTGGAGCGGATCATCGCCACCGTCCGGCACCATGACTCCGAGATCGTCGCCTTGCAGGAAGTCGAAGGGCGTGCGCGTCCCGGTGTCTTTGCCACGCTGTGCGAGGCCTGCGGCCGCCATGCCGCCACCGCCGTGACCATGTGGGAAGGGACGGGCGGCTATGGCCATCTCCTGGCCAGCCGCTGGCCGATCCACGACACGCGGATCCATGACCTGTCGGTGCCGGGGCGGGAGCCGCGCTGCGTGCTCGCGGCCCGGATCGCGACGCCGGTCGGGCCGCTGCACGTGCTGTCGACCCATCTCGGCCTCGCCGCGGCGGAGCGGCGATGCCAGGGCGACATGCTCGCGCGGCTGGCGGCGGCGACGCCGGATCCGTTGCTGCTGCTGGGTGATCTCAATGACTGGATCGGGCGCGGCCCGGTCTGGCGCCGGCTGCGCCGGGTGCTGCCGGCATGGACGCGGGCGCGCACCTTCCCTGCCGCCTTCCCGATCCTGCCGCTCGATCGCATCTTCGCCCGTCCCGCCGGGCTGCTCGCGGGCTGGCAGGTCGACCGTGGCGCCGCCGGCGCCTCCGACCACCTGCCGTTGCTCGGCGAGATCCGCCTTCAGACGTGCTGGCCGCCGTTGATGTGCAGTTCCGCCCCGTTGACGTAG
- a CDS encoding VTT domain-containing protein: protein MLVDAAAYYAALRAALRAARHSIVIIGWDIDSRTRLVGPAGRAEDGLPETLGAFLAGLAAARPELSIRLLLWDFAMLYTLERETMPALALHWRTPPQVELCLDDTAPPGASHHQKLVVIDDALAFCGGLDLTIRRWDTPAHAPWNPHRVDPAGRPYNPFHDIQMMVDGPAAAALADLARERWAQAACETLPPVVAPEAQGRLWPVCVAAQFEHVTLGIARTGPAHRDRPGIREVQALFADMVAVAERAIYVENQFLTSGRFAQALLQRLRECPALQVLIVAPRTHHTWLEHRTMLAGRIRFMRMLRQGGMHEDRVRLVHPQVQGRGGTAEVMVHAKLMVVDDRLLRVGSANLNNRSMGTDTECDLVIEACGDAGRAAVIGVRNRLLAEHCGSTEAAVAAAIVRAGSLFGGLDAINRDRARCLRPIEDGELDPAETFPAIEAVADPGRPIASSDLLADITAEPPGSHRPWLRAVLLLLATGLLLAAWRFTPLRDLLQPDSVRDLLLRADGAWGAGLALIAFLLLGFLFFPLNVLILGTAAAFGAWPGLAYAAAGGLVSAAATYIAGRRLGPSLLRGVLGPRINRVIRRIDSNGVVAVTMVRLLPVAPFTLVNLAAGAIRVPFIDYMLGTALGLLPGILLMSLLGDRLTRIVTDPGAGDIGIFLLLLGTWGGLSWGLQRLLGRLRRKV, encoded by the coding sequence GTGCTGGTGGACGCCGCCGCCTATTACGCGGCGTTGCGCGCCGCGCTGCGCGCCGCCCGGCACAGCATCGTCATCATTGGCTGGGACATCGACAGCCGCACCCGGTTGGTCGGTCCCGCGGGGCGGGCAGAGGACGGGCTGCCCGAGACGCTCGGGGCCTTTCTCGCCGGCCTCGCCGCGGCCCGGCCGGAACTGTCGATCAGGCTGCTGCTGTGGGACTTCGCCATGCTCTACACGCTCGAGCGGGAGACGATGCCGGCGCTCGCGCTGCACTGGCGGACTCCCCCGCAGGTCGAGCTCTGCCTCGACGACACCGCCCCGCCCGGGGCCTCGCATCATCAGAAGCTGGTGGTGATCGACGACGCGCTCGCCTTCTGCGGCGGGCTCGACCTGACCATCCGGCGCTGGGACACGCCGGCGCACGCGCCGTGGAATCCGCATCGCGTCGATCCCGCGGGCAGGCCCTACAATCCATTCCATGACATCCAGATGATGGTGGACGGACCCGCCGCCGCGGCGCTGGCCGACCTTGCCCGCGAGCGCTGGGCCCAGGCCGCCTGCGAGACCCTGCCGCCGGTGGTGGCGCCCGAAGCGCAGGGCCGGCTCTGGCCCGTCTGTGTCGCCGCGCAGTTCGAGCATGTCACGCTCGGCATCGCCCGCACCGGCCCGGCGCATCGCGACCGGCCCGGGATCCGCGAAGTGCAGGCGCTGTTCGCCGACATGGTCGCCGTTGCCGAACGCGCGATCTATGTCGAGAACCAGTTCCTCACCAGCGGCCGCTTCGCCCAGGCCCTGCTGCAGCGCCTGCGCGAGTGCCCCGCGCTGCAGGTGCTGATCGTCGCGCCGCGGACGCACCATACCTGGCTCGAACACCGCACCATGCTCGCCGGCCGCATCCGCTTCATGCGGATGCTGCGCCAGGGCGGGATGCACGAAGACCGGGTGCGGCTGGTGCATCCGCAGGTGCAGGGCCGCGGCGGCACGGCCGAGGTGATGGTGCATGCCAAGCTGATGGTGGTGGATGATCGCCTGCTGCGTGTCGGCTCGGCCAATCTCAACAACCGTTCGATGGGCACCGACACCGAGTGCGACCTCGTCATCGAGGCATGCGGCGATGCCGGGCGGGCCGCCGTCATCGGCGTGCGCAACCGCCTGCTCGCCGAGCATTGCGGCAGCACCGAAGCGGCCGTCGCCGCCGCGATCGTCCGCGCGGGATCGCTGTTCGGCGGGCTCGACGCGATCAACCGAGACCGCGCCCGCTGCCTGCGCCCGATCGAGGACGGAGAGCTGGATCCTGCCGAGACCTTTCCCGCCATCGAGGCGGTAGCCGATCCTGGCCGCCCCATCGCGTCCTCGGATCTGCTGGCCGACATCACTGCCGAGCCGCCCGGTTCGCACCGCCCCTGGTTGCGCGCCGTCCTGCTGCTGCTGGCGACGGGACTGTTGCTGGCGGCCTGGCGCTTCACCCCGCTGCGGGACCTGCTGCAGCCCGACTCGGTGCGCGACCTGCTGCTGCGGGCCGACGGGGCCTGGGGGGCGGGGCTGGCGCTCATCGCCTTCCTGTTGCTCGGCTTCCTGTTCTTCCCGCTCAACGTGCTGATCCTTGGCACCGCCGCGGCCTTCGGCGCCTGGCCCGGATTGGCCTATGCGGCGGCGGGCGGGCTGGTCAGCGCCGCCGCCACCTACATCGCCGGCCGTCGTCTCGGCCCGTCGCTGCTGCGCGGCGTCCTCGGGCCGCGCATCAATCGTGTCATTCGCCGCATCGACAGCAACGGTGTGGTGGCGGTGACCATGGTGCGGCTGCTGCCGGTGGCGCCGTTCACGCTGGTCAACCTGGCGGCCGGCGCCATCCGCGTGCCCTTCATCGACTACATGCTCGGCACCGCGCTCGGTCTGCTGCCCGGCATCCTGCTGATGTCCTTGCTCGGCGACCGCCTGACCCGCATCGTCACCGATCCCGGCGCGGGCGACATCGGCATCTTCCTGCTCCTGCTGGGGACCTGGGGCGGGCTGTCCTGGGGGCTGCAGCGCCTGCTCGGCCGGCTGCGGCGGAAGGTGTGA
- a CDS encoding CgeB family protein encodes MKLVIFGLSVSSSWGNGHAALWRGLIGALLRDGHRVVFFERDEPWYRYNRDLHELPEGGRLVLYRHWQEVAGPAQAALDDADAGMVTSYCPDGVAAAHLLLDSRARVRCFYDLDTPVTLAQLEAGQTVPYLLPEGLGGFDLVLSFTGGQALDEIRIRLGGRHVAPLYGSVDPDLHRPAAPRPQYQAVLSWLGTYAEDRQAALDALFLQPARRRPGDRFVLAGAQYPDGFPWTANLYYVRHLPPSEHAAFYASARLTLNVTRGAMARMGFCPSGRLFEAAACGAPLLTDSWEGLDHFFTPGEEVLVAGDTATALAALDTPAATLAAIARRARERTLAQHSATQRARELVGLLAQAAAPAEA; translated from the coding sequence ATGAAGCTGGTCATCTTCGGCCTGTCCGTCAGTTCCTCCTGGGGCAACGGCCATGCCGCGTTGTGGCGCGGACTGATCGGCGCGCTGCTGCGCGACGGACACCGGGTCGTGTTCTTCGAACGCGACGAGCCCTGGTATCGCTACAACCGCGACCTGCACGAACTGCCCGAAGGCGGCAGGCTGGTTTTGTACCGGCACTGGCAGGAAGTGGCCGGGCCGGCGCAGGCCGCGCTCGACGACGCCGATGCCGGCATGGTGACCTCCTACTGCCCGGACGGAGTGGCGGCCGCGCATCTGCTCTTGGACAGCCGCGCACGGGTGCGCTGCTTCTACGACCTCGATACGCCGGTGACGCTGGCGCAACTGGAAGCCGGCCAGACCGTTCCCTATCTGCTTCCGGAGGGGCTCGGCGGCTTCGACCTGGTGCTGAGCTTCACCGGCGGGCAGGCACTCGACGAGATACGGATACGCCTGGGGGGAAGGCACGTGGCGCCGCTGTACGGGTCGGTCGATCCCGACCTGCACCGGCCGGCGGCGCCACGGCCACAATACCAGGCGGTGCTCTCCTGGCTCGGCACCTACGCCGAGGACCGGCAGGCAGCACTGGACGCGCTGTTCCTGCAGCCCGCGCGACGACGACCCGGGGATCGCTTCGTGTTGGCGGGCGCGCAGTACCCGGACGGTTTTCCCTGGACGGCCAACCTCTATTACGTGCGGCATCTGCCGCCATCAGAGCACGCGGCCTTCTACGCCTCGGCGCGGCTGACCCTGAACGTGACGCGCGGGGCGATGGCACGCATGGGATTCTGCCCGTCCGGACGGCTGTTCGAGGCCGCCGCCTGCGGCGCGCCGCTGCTCACCGATTCCTGGGAAGGGCTCGACCATTTCTTCACCCCGGGCGAGGAAGTCCTCGTGGCCGGCGACACCGCGACGGCGCTCGCGGCACTCGACACGCCGGCGGCGACGCTGGCCGCGATCGCACGACGGGCGCGCGAACGGACATTGGCGCAGCATTCGGCGACGCAGCGGGCCCGCGAACTGGTGGGGCTGCTGGCGCAGGCCGCGGCCCCGGCGGAGGCCTGA
- a CDS encoding sugar phosphate nucleotidyltransferase — MWGIIPAAGNGTRIQPLAFSKELLPVGSRIDDRDTERPRAISEYLVERMLAAGAGKLCFVISPWKSDIPQYFGGAYGEASIVYAVQDAPRGLCDAIFRALPVVAADEDVVIGLPDTIWFPEDALARLPAGRFSFLLFPVERPELFDAVETDADGRVREVVVKSPRARSHWIWGALRLPGAVLHALHALWQARGRQDEYLGTLVNAWLAAGGEAFGVRAGTSYVDVGTLHGWKTAMALLDGGTPAGPAAFAGKRAAPPRLPGARP, encoded by the coding sequence ATGTGGGGCATCATCCCGGCCGCCGGGAACGGCACCCGCATCCAGCCTCTGGCTTTCTCGAAGGAATTGCTGCCGGTGGGCAGCCGCATCGATGACCGCGACACCGAACGCCCGCGCGCCATCAGCGAATACCTGGTCGAGCGCATGCTTGCCGCCGGTGCCGGCAAGCTCTGCTTCGTGATCTCGCCCTGGAAATCCGACATCCCCCAATATTTCGGCGGCGCCTATGGCGAGGCGAGCATCGTCTACGCGGTGCAGGACGCGCCGCGCGGCCTCTGCGACGCCATCTTCCGCGCCTTGCCGGTGGTGGCGGCCGACGAGGACGTGGTGATTGGCCTGCCCGACACGATCTGGTTCCCCGAGGACGCGCTGGCGCGCTTGCCGGCCGGGCGCTTCTCCTTCCTGCTGTTCCCGGTGGAGCGGCCCGAGTTGTTCGACGCGGTGGAGACCGACGCCGACGGGCGCGTGCGCGAGGTGGTGGTGAAGTCTCCACGCGCCCGCTCACACTGGATCTGGGGGGCGCTGCGACTGCCGGGGGCCGTGCTGCACGCCCTGCATGCGCTGTGGCAGGCCCGCGGACGCCAGGACGAATATCTCGGCACGCTGGTCAATGCCTGGCTTGCCGCCGGCGGCGAGGCCTTCGGCGTGCGCGCCGGCACCTCCTACGTGGATGTCGGCACGCTGCACGGCTGGAAGACGGCGATGGCACTGCTGGACGGCGGCACGCCGGCCGGGCCGGCCGCCTTCGCGGGCAAGCGCGCCGCTCCGCCCCGGCTGCCGGGGGCCCGGCCATGA
- a CDS encoding TIGR04290 family methyltransferase, whose protein sequence is MNPTLAWTEARIRARVRELGPWFHNMELGGVRTAPEHFLGDYPNVKWQRFAPALPLDLSGLSVLDIGCNAGFYSLEMKRRGAARVLGIDSDPDYLAQARFAAEVSGLAVEYRQLSVYDVGALRERFDIVLFIGVLYHLRHPLLALDLIHAHVARDLLVFQSMQRGSAAAHDPGADHDFTETEIFDDSAWPRLHFVEHSYAHDPTNWWVPNRACSEAMLRSAGFIIERHPEDEVFICRRVARDAGEWGAVYPARGEER, encoded by the coding sequence ATGAACCCCACGCTGGCCTGGACCGAAGCACGCATCCGCGCCCGCGTGCGCGAACTCGGCCCCTGGTTCCACAACATGGAGCTGGGCGGCGTGCGCACGGCGCCGGAGCATTTCCTCGGCGACTATCCGAACGTCAAATGGCAGCGCTTCGCACCGGCATTGCCGCTGGACCTGAGCGGGCTGAGCGTGCTCGACATCGGCTGCAACGCCGGATTCTACAGCCTGGAAATGAAACGTCGCGGCGCGGCGCGGGTGCTCGGCATCGACAGCGATCCCGATTACCTGGCGCAGGCGCGCTTCGCCGCCGAGGTCAGCGGGCTCGCCGTCGAATACAGGCAGCTTTCGGTCTACGACGTGGGAGCGCTGCGCGAACGCTTCGACATCGTGCTGTTCATCGGGGTGCTGTACCACCTGCGCCACCCGCTGCTGGCGCTCGACCTGATCCACGCCCATGTCGCCCGCGACCTGCTGGTGTTCCAGTCGATGCAGCGCGGCAGCGCCGCCGCGCATGATCCGGGCGCCGACCACGACTTCACGGAAACCGAGATCTTCGACGATTCTGCCTGGCCCCGGCTGCATTTCGTCGAGCACAGCTACGCCCATGATCCCACCAACTGGTGGGTGCCGAACCGCGCCTGTTCCGAGGCGATGCTGCGCAGCGCCGGCTTCATCATCGAACGCCACCCCGAGGACGAGGTGTTCATCTGCCGCCGGGTGGCACGCGACGCGGGCGAATGGGGGGCGGTCTATCCGGCGCGCGGGGAAGAACGATGA
- a CDS encoding glycoside hydrolase 5 family protein: MIEAAMIWNEPNNKSHWDFENDPDWGCFARMAILAAQAIAAEAPGLPRVLGGISPIDPAFIRLMDRQGVLSHMDAVAVHGFPLDWNHWLIHDWPAKLDEIRAVTALPIWVSEVGVSTFGAEEVQDWGLRRSFELLRGRAPRIHWYSLFDLPAAWPATTRHKEAEGSSYYRHFHMGLFDEHNRPKLAARSFADCTPAFGLCQWFHFEDPRLDAAIARMRELGVTTLRTGLSWADWLRPNAEAWFDRQMRALEEFDVTLTFCFTPEEEGVWPHYTAVPKAPERFAEFCAAMIRRYAPGRAPADILVME; encoded by the coding sequence ATGATCGAAGCGGCGATGATCTGGAACGAGCCCAACAACAAATCCCACTGGGATTTCGAGAACGATCCGGACTGGGGCTGCTTCGCGCGCATGGCAATCCTGGCCGCCCAGGCCATCGCCGCCGAGGCCCCGGGCCTGCCGCGCGTGCTCGGCGGCATCTCGCCGATCGATCCGGCGTTCATCCGGCTGATGGACCGGCAGGGCGTGCTCTCCCACATGGATGCGGTCGCCGTGCACGGGTTTCCGCTCGACTGGAATCACTGGCTGATTCATGACTGGCCGGCGAAGCTCGACGAGATCCGCGCGGTGACCGCGCTGCCGATCTGGGTTTCCGAAGTCGGCGTCTCGACCTTTGGCGCCGAGGAAGTGCAGGACTGGGGGTTGCGCCGCAGCTTCGAGCTGCTGCGCGGACGGGCCCCGCGGATCCATTGGTACAGCCTGTTCGACCTGCCCGCCGCCTGGCCGGCGACGACACGCCACAAGGAAGCCGAAGGCAGCTCCTACTACCGGCATTTCCACATGGGGCTGTTCGACGAACACAACCGTCCGAAGCTGGCGGCCCGCAGCTTCGCCGACTGTACCCCGGCGTTCGGCCTCTGCCAGTGGTTCCATTTCGAGGACCCGCGGCTGGACGCGGCCATCGCGCGGATGCGCGAGCTGGGCGTCACCACGCTGCGCACGGGCCTGTCCTGGGCGGACTGGCTGCGGCCGAATGCCGAGGCCTGGTTCGACCGACAGATGCGCGCCCTGGAGGAATTCGACGTGACCCTGACCTTCTGCTTCACGCCCGAGGAAGAAGGCGTCTGGCCGCACTACACCGCCGTGCCGAAGGCGCCCGAACGTTTCGCCGAGTTCTGCGCGGCGATGATCCGCCGCTATGCACCGGGGCGAGCCCCGGCCGACATATTGGTGATGGAGTGA
- a CDS encoding glycosyltransferase — MTQATEEARPIRSPARMTIVSVAYPLAPVGPDAVGGVEQVLHTLDRALVAAGHRSIVIARADSRIAGELVPIPVMPVDEDCRGAVHATVREALAGVMAQADVVHMHGIDFAATLPPPGPPVLATLHLPPSWYPPAALAPTRPDTWLNCVSLSQQETCPPGAPLLAPVPNGVDVATLGATRHARRGFALMLGRICPEKGQHLALAAAHVAGVPLLVAGTAFPYPSHLDYLNQRVRPLLDRCRRWIGPLGIARKRRLLAAAHCVLLPSLAPETSSLVAMEAAACGTPVVAFPAGAIPDIVEHSRTGFLVRDAAEMAAAISRAGDIDPEACRAVARARFGMDRMVAGYLAHYRQLATIPA; from the coding sequence GTGACGCAAGCAACAGAAGAGGCGCGACCGATCCGTTCGCCGGCGCGCATGACGATCGTCAGCGTGGCCTACCCGCTCGCACCGGTCGGACCCGATGCGGTCGGAGGCGTGGAACAGGTACTCCACACCCTCGACCGCGCCCTGGTGGCGGCGGGGCACCGCTCGATCGTGATCGCACGCGCGGATTCCCGGATCGCGGGAGAACTGGTGCCGATCCCGGTCATGCCGGTGGATGAGGATTGCCGCGGCGCCGTGCACGCGACGGTGCGCGAGGCCCTCGCCGGCGTGATGGCGCAGGCCGATGTCGTGCACATGCACGGGATCGACTTCGCCGCCACCCTGCCGCCGCCGGGACCACCCGTGCTGGCGACACTGCACCTGCCGCCATCCTGGTACCCACCGGCAGCCCTGGCACCGACACGGCCCGACACCTGGCTCAACTGCGTCTCCCTCTCGCAGCAGGAAACCTGCCCGCCCGGCGCGCCGCTGCTGGCGCCGGTGCCGAACGGCGTCGACGTGGCGACGCTGGGCGCGACCCGCCACGCGCGGCGGGGCTTCGCGCTGATGCTGGGCCGGATCTGCCCGGAAAAAGGCCAGCATCTGGCGCTGGCGGCAGCGCATGTCGCGGGCGTGCCGTTGCTGGTGGCGGGAACGGCCTTTCCCTATCCGTCCCATCTCGACTACCTCAACCAGCGGGTGCGCCCCTTGCTGGATCGGTGCCGGCGCTGGATCGGGCCACTTGGGATCGCGCGCAAGCGGCGATTGCTTGCCGCCGCGCACTGCGTGCTGCTGCCGAGCCTCGCCCCCGAAACCAGCTCGCTGGTGGCGATGGAAGCGGCAGCCTGCGGCACGCCCGTGGTGGCCTTCCCGGCCGGAGCGATCCCCGACATCGTCGAGCACAGCCGCACCGGATTCCTGGTGCGCGACGCCGCGGAGATGGCCGCCGCCATTTCCCGCGCCGGCGACATCGACCCGGAAGCCTGCCGTGCCGTGGCGCGCGCGCGGTTCGGCATGGACCGGATGGTGGCGGGATACCTCGCGCATTACCGCCAGCTCGCCACGATCCCGGCGTGA
- a CDS encoding GNAT family N-acetyltransferase, whose amino-acid sequence MTCRRHGAATLSTECLDDPAALGEPWQHLWRRVRAPFAAPAWVLAWWRWFGTTRARVAVLRDGTDLLGVLPLYELPEAGKILPIGAGLADFQDALLAPEAPADAAERLLRTALAGASLPCHLCDLPPGAALRDAAPPEGWRTDLRKSDPCPLLRLPADVPPGQQRKLRMARHRAARAGGWSMEEADATGLKMLLWLHAARWCDGGVLADARVHGFLQDAAPALIREGAARLFLLRLGGAPAAACLALVAPGQLLLYMQGYDPTYRFESPGTLLLGAILEHATAAGLRELHLLRGDEAYKRSWGAVPVRNALRVLTPP is encoded by the coding sequence GTGACCTGCCGCCGGCACGGCGCGGCCACGCTCTCCACCGAATGCCTGGACGACCCCGCCGCGCTCGGCGAACCCTGGCAGCATCTGTGGCGGCGGGTGCGTGCGCCGTTCGCGGCTCCTGCCTGGGTGCTGGCGTGGTGGCGTTGGTTCGGCACCACGCGCGCCCGGGTGGCGGTGCTGCGGGACGGGACGGACCTGCTCGGTGTGCTGCCGCTCTACGAATTGCCGGAGGCGGGCAAGATCCTGCCGATCGGGGCGGGGCTTGCGGATTTCCAGGACGCCCTGCTCGCCCCCGAGGCCCCGGCCGACGCGGCGGAGCGGCTGTTGCGCACCGCCCTCGCCGGTGCCTCCCTGCCCTGCCATCTCTGCGACCTGCCGCCCGGCGCGGCGCTGCGCGACGCGGCGCCGCCGGAGGGCTGGCGGACGGACCTGCGCAAGAGCGATCCCTGCCCGCTGCTGCGCCTGCCCGCCGACGTGCCGCCGGGCCAGCAGCGCAAATTGCGGATGGCGCGGCACCGTGCCGCACGGGCGGGCGGCTGGTCGATGGAGGAAGCGGATGCCACGGGGCTCAAGATGCTGCTGTGGCTGCACGCCGCCCGCTGGTGCGATGGTGGCGTGCTGGCCGACGCGCGCGTCCACGGTTTCCTGCAGGACGCCGCGCCAGCACTGATACGGGAGGGCGCGGCGCGACTGTTCCTGCTGCGGCTTGGCGGCGCGCCGGCCGCCGCCTGCCTAGCCCTGGTCGCCCCCGGGCAGTTGCTGCTCTACATGCAGGGCTACGATCCCACCTACCGCTTCGAGAGCCCGGGCACCTTGCTGCTCGGGGCCATCCTGGAGCACGCGACCGCTGCCGGCCTGCGCGAGCTGCATCTGCTGCGCGGCGACGAAGCCTATAAGCGGAGCTGGGGTGCGGTGCCGGTGCGCAACGCACTCCGCGTGCTGACACCGCCATGA
- a CDS encoding class I SAM-dependent methyltransferase encodes MTALDAWRAGRISAEVAVARLVLAGEQDAIAAVPELASVAKRHGLAALQAVRTAVNHAMPATPAAIGRMFDAAVAASPEASVAACSLGDATLLARASAELRSWLCHEDLLQPGATVLDLGCGIGRMTATLAPVATSVLGLDVSPGMIATARQRCTVANARFALTDGTGLGELPDAGFDLVLAADSFPYLVQAGVAERHVIDAARVLRPGGALVVLNWSYRSLDQDRAEADTWAARHGFALRAAGTAPFSLWDGTAFVLIAARRSC; translated from the coding sequence ATGACGGCGCTGGACGCATGGCGCGCCGGTCGGATCTCCGCCGAAGTCGCGGTGGCGCGACTGGTGCTGGCGGGCGAGCAGGACGCGATCGCCGCCGTACCGGAGTTGGCCAGTGTGGCGAAGCGGCACGGGCTGGCGGCGTTGCAGGCGGTCCGGACGGCGGTGAACCACGCCATGCCGGCCACGCCGGCCGCGATCGGGCGCATGTTCGATGCGGCGGTGGCAGCGAGCCCGGAGGCGAGCGTCGCCGCCTGCTCGCTCGGCGACGCCACGCTGCTGGCGCGGGCGAGCGCGGAACTGCGCTCCTGGCTGTGCCATGAGGACCTGCTGCAGCCAGGGGCCACGGTGCTGGATCTGGGCTGCGGCATCGGCCGTATGACGGCAACACTCGCACCGGTCGCGACATCGGTACTGGGGCTGGACGTCTCTCCCGGCATGATCGCGACGGCACGGCAGCGCTGCACCGTGGCCAATGCACGCTTCGCGCTGACCGATGGCACGGGACTGGGAGAGTTGCCCGATGCCGGCTTCGATCTTGTGCTCGCAGCCGACAGCTTCCCCTATCTGGTGCAGGCGGGGGTGGCGGAGCGGCACGTCATCGACGCCGCGCGGGTGCTGCGGCCGGGCGGAGCGCTGGTGGTGCTGAACTGGTCCTATCGCAGTCTCGATCAGGATCGCGCCGAAGCCGACACATGGGCGGCACGCCATGGCTTCGCGCTGCGCGCCGCCGGCACGGCCCCGTTCAGCCTGTGGGATGGCACGGCCTTCGTCCTGATCGCAGCGCGCCGTTCCTGCTGA
- a CDS encoding histidine phosphatase family protein → MPVTFHLIRHGETDMVGHALAGRAPGVPLNAHGRRQAGAVAAGLAATRLAAVVSSPRERAVQTAGPLAARQGLTVQVDPGFEELDFGDWTGAAFTSLDGSPDWHAFNVFRSTAPIPGGETALAVQARAVAAVCRWAALHPDADIAIVSHGDVLRAVLAHFLAVPLDLARRFDIAPAHRSVLVLYEADVRVEALNLPPG, encoded by the coding sequence ATGCCCGTCACCTTCCATCTGATCCGCCACGGCGAGACCGACATGGTCGGCCATGCCCTGGCCGGCCGTGCCCCGGGCGTGCCTCTGAACGCGCATGGCCGGCGCCAGGCCGGGGCAGTTGCCGCCGGGCTCGCAGCCACGCGGCTTGCGGCGGTGGTGTCCAGCCCCCGCGAGCGTGCGGTGCAGACCGCCGGGCCTTTGGCCGCGCGCCAGGGACTGACCGTGCAGGTCGATCCCGGCTTCGAGGAACTCGATTTCGGCGACTGGACCGGTGCCGCCTTCACCAGTCTCGACGGTTCCCCGGACTGGCATGCCTTCAATGTCTTCCGCAGCACCGCGCCGATTCCAGGGGGAGAGACGGCGCTTGCCGTGCAGGCGCGTGCCGTTGCCGCGGTGTGCCGGTGGGCCGCCCTGCATCCGGATGCGGACATCGCCATCGTCAGCCATGGCGACGTGCTGCGAGCGGTGCTCGCGCATTTCCTGGCGGTGCCGCTCGATCTGGCAAGGCGCTTCGACATCGCCCCGGCGCATCGCAGCGTGCTGGTGCTGTACGAGGCGGATGTGCGGGTCGAGGCGCTCAACCTGCCGCCGGGTTAG